The following are encoded in a window of Dictyostelium discoideum AX4 chromosome 6 chromosome, whole genome shotgun sequence genomic DNA:
- the triA gene encoding BTB/POZ domain-containing protein: MEIEPVVRISFNGNNNQNNNNNNNNNTNNNSNNNNNNNNSSNINSTNKPSVKKPINQKMISNINNQKSPNPLNSSVDDNNNTNNNNNSNSNGTDEDIIKLARDLTNTFGILLGDSDQPSQFSDVIFKVGDRKFFASKIMLVARSEYFKAMFTGSMKESSIKEITLEGVDPDVFFTVLKYICIGILDLDYDHRMVSSIYQYCDLLGLQRGKELSLATMGKIAQMYLEKPDVESALFLWDSLNQSAIPVESVHPHLRAFVLQYASISLHCDAFYSISLTTLVQMLRNDGLRMEELDILDCVIDWCRENSQASIQQQQQQQQQQLQSANGASGKSHGKRSSSSHLKKHDGDGGSDGSCSSRCSSRRNSLSLKDHHRQHIGNGGGGGGHYNNNDCHSDTEETYSDIDDEEHRNGGGGVGDDFENDSEDGDDDDEDDDEDDDFTDDDDKDDSANDDYEYSTNKDDLDIIEDWDTTIDKNLLDEVLPLIRWENMNIGEAFERLDNLKIIPDKEISNLLRHILKSNRGESFSFLGYHYRRPRNNRKRPYPIEFLLGITQPFDSNVTNEIIPLNSFSSEFGQSTNQFLYRIKKDIKLPANLERFSFKDREFFVQLKEREKGQLAVYLAFGSKLTKPLAISVLASVIGFRFQDSIEFSFKKMFDEGFDSAWGWPKFISLDTLYKQDKYSHYSDSFCLLIELTSQWG, from the exons atggAAATTGAGCCTGTTGTAAGAATATCTtttaatggaaataataatcaaaacaacaacaacaacaacaacaacaacaccaataataatagtaacaacaataataataacaataatagtagtaacaTTAATAGCACCAATAAACCTAGTgtaaaaaaaccaataaatcaaa aaatgatatcaaatattaataatcaaaaatcaccaaatccattaaattcaagtgttgatgataataataatactaataataataacaatagtaatagtaatggaaCAGATGaagatattataaaattagcTAGAGATTTAACCAATACATTTGGTATATTATTAGGGGATTCTGATCAACCATCGCAGTTTAGTGATGTAATATTTAAAGTTGGTGATAGGAAATTCTTTGCAAGTAAGATAATGTTAGTGGCAAGAAGCGAGTACTTTAAAGCAATGTTCACTGGATCAATGAAagaatcatcaattaaagagATTACCTTGGAGGGTGTTGATCCTGATGTGTTTTTTACCGTTTTGAAATATATTTGTATTGGAATTTTAGATTTAGACTATGATCATAGGATGGTGAGTTCAATCTATCAGTATTGCGATCTTTTGGGTCTTCAAAGAGGTAAAGAATTATCATTGGCAACAATGGGTAAAATCGCACAAATGTATCTAGAGAAACCAGATGTTGAAAGTGCTCTTTTTCTTTGGGATTCTTTAAATCAAAGTGCTATACCAGTCGAGAGTGTTCACCCCCATTTAAGAGCTTTCGTCCTACAATATGCAAGTATTTCATTACATTGTGATGCTTTCTATAGTATCAGTTTGACAACACTCGTTCAAATGTTACGTAATGATGGTCTAAGGATGGAAGAATTGGATATATTAGATTGTGTTATAGATTGGTGTAGAGAGAATTCACAAGCTTCCattcaacaacagcaacagcaacagcaacaacagctTCAATCTGCAAATGGTGCAAGTGGTAAAAGTCATGGTAAAAGAAGTAGTTCATCACATTTGAAAAAgcatgatggtgatggtggatCCGATGGAAGTTGTAGTAGTAGATGCAGTTCAAGAAGAAATTCTCTATCATTAAAAGATCACCACAGACAGCAcattggtaatggtggtggtggtggtggtcaTTACAATAACAACGATTGTCATAGCGATACAGAAGAAACCTATAgtgatattgatgatgaagaacatcgtaatggtggtggtggtgttggcgatgattttgaaaatgattccGAAGATggtgacgatgatgatgaagatgatgatgaggatgatgatttcaccgatgatgatgataaagatgATTCAGCAAACGATGATTATGAATATTCAACAAATAAGGATGACTTAGATATCATTGAAGATTGGGATACAACAATCGATAAGAATTTATTGGATGAAGTATTACCACTAATTCGTTGGGAAAATATGAATATCGGCGAAGCATTTGAACGtttagataatttaaaaattataccagataaagaaatttcaaatctTCTTAgacatattttaaaatcaaatagagGTGAAAGTTTCTCATTTTTAGGTTACCATTATAGAAGACCAcgtaataatagaaaaagaCCCTatccaattgaatttttattaggTATTA ctCAACCATTTGATTCAAATGttacaaatgaaattataccattaaattcattttcatcagaATTTGGTCAATCAActaatcaatttttatataGAATTAAAAAGGATATAAAATTACCAGCAAATTTAGAGAGATTCTCATTCAAGGATAGAGAGTTTTTCGTTCAATTAAAGGAAAGAGAAAAAGGTCAATTGGCTGTTTATTTGGCATTTGGTAGTAAGTTAACAAAACCATTAGCAATATCAGTTTTGGCAAGTGTAATTGGGTTTAGATTCCaagattcaattgaatttagtTTTAAGAAAATGTTTGATGAAGGATTCGATAGTGCTTGGGGTTGGCCAAAATTCATCTCTTTAGATACTTTATATAAACAAGATAAATATAGTCATTATTCTGAtagtttttgtttattaattgaattaaccAGTCAATGgggttaa
- a CDS encoding pirin family protein, translated as MSSVSRKVLKVAKGIATKDGDGVSLTRVIGGSIKSSEVDPFLMLDAFKSDNPDDYIAGFPDHPHRGQQTLTYMIEGAMLHEDNRKNRGLLLPGMVQIMNAGKGIIHSEIPQQRDGMMFGFQFWLNLAAAEKMSEPWYKDIPAADIPEVNTDDKKVRIIAGVYDGIEGPVRDLHVKPIFLDVKLKANAKFSEEIPDFDHSSFVYVFEGEGFFGPQGNQVKIGDQHIGLLENKDNNTLSKDDQQQSIPNKIDVTAGENGVRFLFLSAKPLREPVVQHGPFVMNTQREIQQAFYDFQSGKF; from the exons atgtCAAGTGTATCAAGAAAAGTACTAAAGGTAGCTAAAGGTATTGCTACAAAAGATGGTGATGGAGTTTCATTAACTCGTGTTATTGGAG GTTCTATAAAAAGTAGTGAAGTTGATCCATTTTTAATGTTGGATGCCTTCAAATCTGATAACCCAGATGATTATATCGCAg gtTTCCCAGATCACCCACATCGTGGTCAACAAACTCTCACCTACATGATTGAAGGTGCAATGTTACATGAGgataatagaaaaaatagaggtttattattaccagGCATGGTTCAAATTATGAATGCAGGTAAAGG taTTATTCATTCAGAAATTCCACAACAACGTGATGGTATGATGTTTGGATTTCAATTTTGGTTAAATTTAGCAGCAGCAGAAAAGATGTCAGAACCATGGTATAAAGATATTCCAGCAGCAGATATACCAGAGGTTAATACTGATGATAAAAAAGTTAGAATCATCGCAGGTGTTTATGATGGTATCGAAGGTCCAGTTAGAGATTTACATGTTAAACCAATCTTTTTAGATGTTAAATTAAAAGCAAATGCTAAATTTTCAGAGGAAATTCCAGATTTTGATCATAGTTCTTTTGTTTATGTTTTCGAAGGTGAAGGTTTTTTCGGTCCACAAGGTAATCAAGTTAAAATCGGTGATCAACATATTGGTTTATTAGAAAACAAAGATAACAATACCCTCTCAAAAGatgatcaacaacaatcaattccaaataaaattgatgtCACCGCTGGTGAAAATGGTGTTAGATTTTTATTCTTATCTGCAAAACCATTACGTGAACCTGTTGTACAACATGGTCCATTCGTTATGAATACACAAAGAGAAATTCAACAAGCATTTTATGATTTTCAATCtggtaaattttaa